Proteins encoded by one window of Candidatus Hinthialibacter antarcticus:
- the rsmD gene encoding 16S rRNA (guanine(966)-N(2))-methyltransferase RsmD — MRIIAGKYKNRAIETPEGLTTRPLLSRIRKSLFGILEPHLAGARILDCFSGSGMIAMESFSRGASYVMSIDIDPKAIATAKANHKKICPDAEYYTTRGDVLEMLPRLAQQNQPYDLIGVMPPFGQKLVTKTMEIIDAHPSLLTPDAIVFVQRDIEEEISLEWKTLEHVRTKKYGRNIFEFFMPPEVED, encoded by the coding sequence ATGAGAATTATTGCTGGAAAGTATAAAAACCGCGCCATTGAAACGCCCGAAGGTCTCACCACCAGGCCGCTGTTAAGCCGCATCAGAAAATCACTATTCGGAATTCTGGAACCCCATTTGGCTGGCGCGCGCATTTTGGATTGCTTTTCAGGCAGCGGCATGATTGCCATGGAATCATTCAGCCGGGGCGCGTCGTATGTCATGAGTATAGATATAGACCCCAAAGCCATCGCAACCGCTAAAGCCAACCACAAAAAGATATGCCCGGATGCAGAGTATTACACAACGCGCGGCGATGTGCTTGAAATGCTGCCCCGCCTCGCACAGCAAAACCAACCGTACGATCTGATTGGCGTCATGCCGCCGTTCGGGCAGAAATTGGTCACCAAGACGATGGAAATCATTGACGCCCACCCATCGCTGCTTACGCCGGACGCGATTGTGTTTGTGCAGCGGGACATCGAAGAAGAAATTTCACTCGAATGGAAAACGCTCGAACACGTCCGTACCAAAAAATATGGACGTAACATCTTCGAGTTTTTCATGCCGCCGGAAGTCGAAGATTAG
- a CDS encoding redoxin domain-containing protein, producing the protein MFFLRLFFSVFFALFIALTGTAQPAGEVAAASPPYQLGDEVQPFALKDVAGKLHDLGEMLGENIIVVYFWNFHCPVSRVYEERLQNLYQAYQPRNVIFWVVDSNAANSETDILAYHKQHALAYPVLKDYGNMLADQFNASKTPEAFVIGQDKRLHYFGAIDNNHNPDKADQHYVINALESLLQNKAPAVPHFPAFGCAIKRE; encoded by the coding sequence ATGTTTTTTCTCCGCCTATTTTTCTCTGTTTTTTTTGCACTGTTCATCGCATTGACTGGCACCGCCCAACCCGCCGGAGAAGTCGCAGCCGCCTCGCCGCCCTACCAGTTAGGCGATGAGGTCCAACCGTTCGCCTTAAAAGACGTTGCGGGCAAACTACACGACCTGGGCGAAATGCTGGGTGAAAACATCATTGTCGTATACTTTTGGAACTTTCACTGCCCCGTCTCCCGGGTGTACGAAGAACGCCTGCAAAACCTGTATCAAGCCTATCAGCCGAGAAATGTTATATTCTGGGTCGTCGATTCAAACGCCGCAAATTCAGAAACGGACATCCTGGCGTATCACAAACAACATGCGCTCGCCTACCCGGTACTGAAAGACTACGGCAATATGCTTGCCGACCAGTTCAACGCAAGCAAAACACCGGAAGCCTTCGTCATCGGTCAAGATAAACGCCTTCACTACTTTGGCGCAATCGACAATAACCACAATCCAGACAAAGCCGACCAGCACTACGTCATCAACGCGCTCGAATCTCTGCTGCAAAATAAAGCCCCGGCGGTTCCCCACTTTCCCGCGTTTGGCTGCGCCATCAAACGGGAATAA